The following proteins come from a genomic window of Geomonas sp. RF6:
- a CDS encoding PAS domain-containing protein, which produces MGSMMRDLMIFRALLDYFPHSFYVKEYFNDGNDNFSGGNFVRVSKVKASHYGLSIKQILGKTDYDLLPLDQAQRAVMDDLWVMQNRRSIKNRRERITHPNGEVVWMSVTKMPLMYDDAVSGIIGFSIDITQQVKAEERAARIAALVHQIHLPLATISAVLKSLGPRYDRLYRMLASMLSCLKKINHEKR; this is translated from the coding sequence ATGGGTTCGATGATGAGGGATCTCATGATCTTTCGCGCCCTTTTGGATTATTTCCCCCATTCTTTTTACGTGAAGGAGTACTTCAACGACGGCAACGACAACTTCAGCGGGGGGAACTTCGTCCGGGTTAGCAAGGTGAAGGCCAGCCACTACGGGCTGAGCATAAAGCAGATCCTCGGGAAGACGGACTACGACCTCCTCCCTCTGGACCAGGCGCAGCGGGCTGTGATGGACGATCTGTGGGTAATGCAGAACAGGCGCTCGATCAAGAACCGGCGCGAGCGGATCACCCACCCCAACGGCGAGGTGGTGTGGATGTCGGTAACGAAGATGCCCCTCATGTACGACGACGCCGTCTCCGGGATCATCGGCTTTTCCATCGACATCACCCAGCAGGTAAAGGCGGAAGAACGCGCCGCCCGCATCGCCGCGCTGGTGCATCAGATCCATCTTCCGCTCGCCACCATCTCCGCGGTGCTGAAGAGCCTCGGGCCCCGGTACGACAGGCTGTACCGGATGCTCGCGAGCATGCTCTCCTGCCTGAAGAAGATAAACCATGAGAAGCGCTAG
- a CDS encoding aminoacyl-tRNA deacylase — MRSASCRMPDEMEEFAAREEAPFQLMVQRLREGGFPFALHAHAATRTVDDAAEQLSFDVSRIVKTVAFRTRDGRIVLAALRGTRRVNYPRLAALLGINRRDLAPLSPEEVREILGVEPGGVSPLLAGDNTTVLLDSDILTILPTLYCGTGRTDRTFELSPEDLVTASGGEVGDFSRE; from the coding sequence ATGAGAAGCGCTAGCTGCCGGATGCCGGACGAGATGGAGGAATTTGCTGCGCGGGAGGAGGCCCCCTTTCAGCTTATGGTGCAGAGGCTTCGGGAGGGCGGCTTTCCCTTCGCGCTCCATGCCCATGCGGCGACCCGCACGGTGGACGATGCCGCGGAGCAGCTGTCGTTCGACGTTTCCCGTATCGTGAAGACCGTCGCTTTCCGCACCAGGGACGGCAGGATCGTTCTCGCCGCCCTGCGCGGCACGCGGCGGGTGAACTATCCCCGCCTCGCCGCCCTTCTCGGCATCAACCGCCGCGATCTCGCTCCCCTCTCGCCGGAGGAGGTGCGCGAGATCCTCGGGGTCGAGCCGGGGGGCGTGTCGCCCCTTCTTGCCGGCGACAACACCACCGTTCTTCTGGACAGCGACATCCTCACCATTCTCCCCACCCTCTACTGCGGCACCGGCCGCACCGACCGCACATTCGAGCTCTCACCCGAGGACCTGGTCACTGCAAGCGGCGGCGAAGTCGGCGACTTTTCCCGGGAGTAG
- a CDS encoding DUF554 domain-containing protein, whose protein sequence is MIGPIVNASAVAVGCVIGFTCGGRLPERVRKNMPLTFGCASMTLGIAMIGQIRQIPAVIIALLLGSLCGELFDFQSWIERLTAVIYERNKEGGSFHGMTEENFSTLFSSLLVIFCFSGTGVVGSLNEGLTGDPSLLIVKSCLDFITAIVFSANIGYSLLLFVIPMFAVQSSLYAGAASINTFMTPVAVSDFKATGGILMLAAGFNLLQLKSFRLVNMLPAVFIILVVSGVWTRLMP, encoded by the coding sequence ATGATCGGACCAATTGTAAACGCCTCCGCCGTAGCGGTCGGCTGTGTCATAGGATTTACCTGCGGCGGTCGGCTCCCGGAGAGGGTGCGCAAGAACATGCCCCTCACCTTCGGCTGCGCCTCCATGACCCTCGGCATCGCCATGATCGGGCAGATCCGGCAGATCCCCGCGGTCATCATCGCCCTTCTTCTCGGGTCACTATGCGGGGAGCTCTTCGACTTTCAGTCGTGGATCGAGCGCCTGACGGCGGTGATCTATGAGAGAAACAAGGAGGGGGGGAGCTTCCACGGCATGACGGAGGAAAATTTCTCCACACTCTTCAGCAGTCTCCTCGTCATCTTCTGCTTCAGCGGGACAGGTGTTGTGGGGTCGCTGAATGAAGGGCTTACCGGAGACCCTTCCCTTCTGATCGTGAAGAGCTGCCTCGACTTCATCACGGCGATCGTCTTCTCCGCCAATATCGGCTACAGCCTCCTTCTCTTCGTCATCCCCATGTTCGCCGTGCAAAGCTCCCTTTACGCCGGTGCCGCGAGCATCAACACCTTTATGACCCCTGTGGCGGTGAGCGACTTCAAGGCGACGGGGGGGATTCTCATGCTCGCCGCCGGCTTCAACCTCCTGCAGCTGAAAAGCTTCCGGCTGGTGAACATGCTTCCAGCGGTATTCATCATTCTTGTCGTGTCCGGGGTGTGGACCAGGCTGATGCCGTGA
- a CDS encoding transglycosylase domain-containing protein, translating into MEPYLSPLRKKFAPLLLIHLFIVLLVASASVAHAGIATFPFLPNGYSSIRVFDNKGRFVGRILPEKRYWVPIERIPAFLQDAVVAVEDARFYEHSGLDFRGIARALVKDVVKGRMAEGGSTITQQLIKNKYLSSEKTIDRKLMEGRMALDFEKRYTKKQILEMYFNEIYYGNGAWGIAQAARLYFDKRPEELSDAECAMLAGVQKSPGRYNPLGKSADVMLRRDVVLRRMEDLKLITPAQHANLRAHPPQVMQPGQAPSYVAHIRNKLVEHYGPGVVEQGGLDVIAALDLSLQTLAEKTLREGAKKISPKLQGALLCLDTATGDVLAAVGSVDYAKSNYNRAFFARRQPGSAMKPLIYAAALEKGISPSSIWNDTPVSYGVWKPQNYEGEHYGDLSLRQALAHSNNVVAVKLLNTVGVPDFTNFARRLGLSLPPPNDLSMALGTQEVTLNDLVQAYAPFANGGVRPEARTIVRILDRKRQQWTENPPVLTPALDPATAYVMTGMLKDVLTYGTAKHLKKFSMQHPSAGKTGTTNDYRDAWFIGYTPTVVTGVWLGYDKPKPGGKGFTGGAASAPIWGKFMRAAVAAKPAGDFPKPQGVVSAFIDPSTGYLAAPDCPNKKEEFFIAGKEPNQYCPKHGGDALPPVQQAVPQPDQPHPEGGEEEPSGAPAADEEPQTPVL; encoded by the coding sequence TTGGAGCCTTATCTATCCCCGCTGCGTAAGAAGTTCGCCCCGCTTCTCCTGATTCACCTTTTCATCGTCCTCCTCGTCGCCTCGGCATCCGTCGCCCACGCCGGCATCGCCACCTTTCCGTTCCTGCCGAACGGTTACAGCTCGATCCGCGTCTTCGACAACAAGGGGAGGTTCGTCGGGAGGATCCTGCCGGAGAAGCGCTACTGGGTCCCCATCGAGCGCATCCCGGCATTCCTCCAGGACGCCGTCGTTGCGGTGGAGGACGCGCGCTTTTACGAGCACAGCGGCCTCGACTTCCGGGGGATCGCCCGCGCGCTGGTAAAGGACGTGGTGAAAGGGAGGATGGCGGAGGGTGGCTCCACCATCACGCAGCAGCTCATCAAGAACAAGTACCTCTCAAGCGAGAAGACCATCGACAGAAAGCTGATGGAAGGGCGGATGGCCCTCGACTTCGAGAAGAGGTACACCAAGAAGCAGATCCTCGAGATGTACTTCAACGAGATCTATTACGGCAACGGTGCCTGGGGGATCGCGCAGGCGGCGCGGCTTTATTTCGACAAGAGGCCGGAGGAGCTTTCCGACGCGGAGTGCGCCATGCTGGCGGGGGTGCAGAAGTCGCCGGGGCGCTACAACCCCCTCGGGAAATCCGCGGACGTCATGTTGCGGCGCGACGTCGTCCTCAGGCGGATGGAGGACCTCAAGCTGATCACCCCGGCGCAGCACGCGAACCTCAGGGCGCACCCTCCCCAGGTCATGCAGCCGGGGCAGGCACCCTCCTATGTGGCGCACATCCGCAACAAGCTCGTCGAGCACTACGGGCCGGGAGTCGTGGAGCAGGGGGGGCTCGATGTCATCGCGGCGCTGGATCTTTCGCTGCAGACGCTCGCTGAAAAGACGTTGCGCGAGGGGGCAAAGAAGATCTCTCCGAAGCTGCAGGGGGCGCTTCTTTGCCTCGATACCGCGACCGGTGACGTCCTCGCCGCGGTAGGGAGCGTCGACTACGCCAAGAGCAACTACAACCGCGCCTTCTTCGCGAGGCGCCAGCCCGGCTCCGCCATGAAGCCCCTGATATATGCGGCGGCGCTGGAGAAGGGGATCTCCCCAAGCAGCATCTGGAACGACACCCCGGTCTCGTATGGGGTGTGGAAGCCGCAGAATTACGAGGGTGAGCACTACGGCGATCTTTCCCTCAGGCAGGCACTGGCGCACTCGAATAACGTGGTGGCGGTGAAGCTCCTCAACACGGTCGGCGTTCCCGATTTCACGAACTTCGCCCGCAGGCTCGGGCTGTCCCTCCCTCCGCCGAACGATCTTTCCATGGCGCTCGGTACGCAGGAGGTCACCCTCAACGACCTGGTCCAGGCGTACGCCCCCTTTGCCAACGGCGGGGTGCGCCCCGAGGCGCGCACCATCGTCCGCATCCTCGACCGCAAGCGCCAGCAGTGGACCGAGAACCCCCCGGTGCTGACCCCGGCGCTCGACCCCGCTACGGCTTATGTCATGACCGGGATGCTGAAGGACGTCCTTACCTACGGGACGGCGAAGCACCTGAAGAAATTCAGCATGCAGCACCCGAGCGCAGGAAAGACCGGGACGACGAACGACTACCGCGATGCCTGGTTCATTGGCTATACCCCGACGGTGGTAACCGGCGTGTGGCTTGGCTATGACAAGCCGAAGCCGGGAGGGAAAGGATTCACAGGCGGGGCCGCCTCCGCCCCGATCTGGGGGAAATTCATGCGCGCTGCCGTGGCTGCCAAGCCCGCCGGAGATTTCCCGAAGCCGCAGGGGGTCGTCTCCGCCTTTATCGATCCCTCCACCGGATACCTGGCGGCGCCGGACTGCCCGAACAAGAAGGAAGAATTCTTCATCGCCGGGAAGGAGCCGAACCAGTACTGCCCGAAACACGGCGGCGACGCCTTGCCCCCGGTGCAGCAGGCAGTGCCGCAGCCGGACCAGCCGCACCCTGAGGGCGGTGAGGAGGAGCCTTCCGGCGCACCCGCCGCAGATGAGGAGCCGCAGACGCCGGTGCTGTAG
- a CDS encoding 6-phosphofructokinase has translation MADRKKTVGILTGGGDVPGLNPALKTLVNRALDSGYQVIGIRRGWGGLLNYNKDDPASREKYLIDLDRNAVRTVDRTGGTFLHTSRTNPAKVGPDDVPEFLRGGAYNPESKEKLDFTPHVLSNLEHLKIDALIPIGGDDTLSYAERLHREGFPVVAIPKTMDNDVYGTDFCIGFSTAVTRSVSFIHNLRTSAGSHERIAIVELFGRNSGETSLISAYLAGVDRALISEVPFDVEKLAAMLVEDKRSNPSNYAMVTISEGATMIGGQIVEYGQEDAYGHKKLGGIGVVLSEALKRLTHSHIIYQQLSYLMRSGAPDSLDLMVAFNYAHMAMDLVAEGQSGRMVALQAGTYTHIPMSTVMQGQKRVDVNELYDVAEYRPKVRHVLGKPMFLY, from the coding sequence ATGGCTGATCGAAAGAAGACCGTGGGGATCCTGACCGGTGGTGGCGACGTCCCGGGGTTGAACCCAGCTCTGAAGACCCTGGTGAACCGTGCCCTCGACAGCGGTTACCAGGTTATCGGCATACGACGCGGTTGGGGTGGGCTCCTCAATTACAACAAGGACGATCCCGCCTCCCGGGAGAAGTATCTGATCGACCTCGACCGCAACGCGGTGCGTACCGTCGACCGCACCGGCGGCACCTTTCTCCACACGAGCCGCACCAACCCCGCAAAGGTCGGCCCGGACGACGTCCCGGAATTTCTCCGAGGCGGCGCTTACAACCCGGAGTCGAAGGAGAAGCTCGACTTCACGCCGCACGTCCTCAGCAACCTGGAGCACCTGAAGATCGACGCGCTGATCCCCATCGGCGGAGACGACACCCTGAGCTACGCGGAGCGCCTGCACAGGGAAGGATTTCCGGTGGTGGCCATCCCAAAGACCATGGACAACGACGTCTACGGCACCGATTTCTGCATCGGCTTCTCCACCGCGGTCACTCGCAGCGTGAGCTTCATCCACAACCTGCGAACCAGCGCAGGGTCCCATGAGCGGATCGCCATCGTGGAGCTCTTTGGTCGCAACTCCGGCGAGACCTCCCTCATCTCCGCCTATCTCGCCGGCGTTGACCGGGCGCTCATCTCCGAGGTCCCTTTCGACGTGGAGAAACTGGCAGCGATGCTTGTGGAGGACAAGAGGAGCAATCCGAGCAACTACGCCATGGTCACCATCTCGGAAGGGGCGACCATGATCGGCGGGCAGATCGTGGAGTACGGCCAGGAAGACGCCTACGGCCACAAGAAGCTCGGCGGGATCGGCGTGGTGCTCAGCGAGGCGCTGAAGCGGCTCACGCATTCGCACATCATCTACCAGCAGCTCTCCTACCTCATGAGGAGCGGCGCTCCGGACTCCCTCGACCTCATGGTCGCCTTCAACTACGCGCACATGGCGATGGACCTGGTGGCGGAGGGGCAGTCGGGCCGGATGGTGGCGCTGCAGGCCGGCACCTACACGCACATACCGATGAGCACCGTGATGCAGGGGCAGAAGCGGGTCGACGTGAACGAGTTGTACGATGTGGCGGAGTACCGCCCGAAGGTGCGGCACGTCCTTGGAAAGCCGATGTTCCTCTACTGA
- a CDS encoding amidohydrolase family protein: MDGAKSMIDMHCHAAGIGAGGSGCFISRRMRRNVRYPLFLRSYGVTENDLHREGDILVLRHLSDGVAQSQRVAKAVVLALDGVVREGDLDRDATEMFVPNDYLAASVRDFPNLLFAASVNPYRRDAYNRLERAAADGAVLLKWLPSIQYIDPADQRLIPFYKRVKALDLPLLSHTGRENSFTAARHELADPERLRLPLSLGLTVIAAHAGSNGRNGGEPNHRRFLRLIREFPNLYADIASLTQINRFGHLQRLIRHREVHGRLLYGTDMPLPNTAMVSPLFYPFKLSFREMLELSRIRNPWDQDVLLKEALGMRAEMLADPAQVLRMG, encoded by the coding sequence ATGGACGGGGCCAAGAGCATGATCGACATGCACTGCCACGCCGCGGGGATCGGGGCGGGGGGGAGCGGCTGCTTCATTTCCCGCCGGATGAGGAGGAATGTGAGGTACCCGCTCTTCCTCCGGTCGTACGGCGTGACGGAGAACGACCTGCACCGGGAGGGGGACATCCTGGTGCTGCGGCACCTCTCCGACGGGGTGGCACAGTCGCAGCGTGTGGCGAAGGCAGTGGTGCTCGCTCTCGACGGTGTGGTGCGGGAAGGGGATCTCGACAGGGACGCGACGGAAATGTTTGTGCCGAACGACTACCTGGCGGCTTCCGTGCGGGACTTTCCGAACCTCCTCTTTGCCGCAAGCGTGAACCCGTACCGTCGCGACGCCTACAACCGGCTCGAGCGCGCTGCCGCGGACGGTGCGGTCCTTTTGAAATGGCTTCCGTCGATCCAGTACATCGACCCTGCGGACCAGCGGCTGATCCCTTTCTACAAGCGGGTGAAGGCGCTGGATCTGCCGCTTTTATCGCACACGGGGCGGGAGAATTCCTTTACCGCGGCCCGGCATGAGCTCGCCGACCCGGAGCGGCTGCGCCTCCCCCTCTCGCTCGGCCTCACCGTAATCGCCGCCCACGCCGGAAGCAACGGGAGAAACGGCGGCGAGCCGAATCACCGGCGCTTTCTCCGTCTGATCCGGGAGTTTCCCAACCTGTACGCGGATATCGCCTCCCTTACCCAGATCAACCGGTTCGGGCATCTGCAGCGGCTCATCAGGCACCGGGAGGTGCACGGCAGGCTCCTGTACGGCACCGACATGCCCCTTCCGAACACGGCGATGGTTTCCCCTCTCTTTTACCCGTTCAAGCTTTCCTTCCGGGAGATGCTGGAGCTCTCGCGCATCAGGAACCCGTGGGATCAGGATGTGCTTTTGAAGGAGGCGCTGGGGATGCGGGCCGAGATGCTGGCGGATCCGGCGCAGGTGCTGAGGATGGGATAG
- a CDS encoding DUF2339 domain-containing protein: protein MQVLYAMAGGAIGAAFNGFSGFVFGALIGWLLADRLEMHQRFRRLEREVAWLRDDAARNVPRRAPEVVAQKAPLQTPAPHPPPEGAAAAPQEPPTAATPPAAREPAPPGAGERAPHLLPEGVLAFFTGGNLLVKTGVVILFFGVSFLVKYAAQHGLLPIELRLAASAAAGIVLLAVGWSLRGKRLEYALALQGGGIGVLYITSFAAFRLYSLFSPFAAFTLLAAISVLCGALAVLEETPTLALFGISGGFLAPLLASTGHGSHVFLFGYYAVLNAGIIGIAWFKSWRPLNLAGFIFTFVIGAFWGARYYRPDFFPTTEPFLVLFFLMYVGVAVLFALRQPPRLKGYLDGTLIFGTPVAAFALQAELVADYRYGLAWSALCAGLIYLSLASVLFRRDSALRPLAEAFAAFGGIYLTLAVPLAFDGRWTAAVWAVEGAAIAWSGIRQSRQHVRFFGIFLQFAAGLVFISEEWGSVGDTPLLNAFYLGCLLLAASGLWSGYTLYRHRERLLAWELPLNAVLLGWGLAWWLAGGWEEMGRHLPTSVLYGGRVLFVAGTSAGCHFLERRLSWHPLAFPALGMVPALYLLLFAAIGSHPCANGGWFVWPVAFALGYLILYLREGEQDEVLRLLHAAALWLLAVAATWELCWQLQERLPEAGSWLAAGYVLFPDLFLLVAAGWGGRLPWPVRRHRDWYLTLAAVPLAFWILSWIVLANLEESGDPWPFRWLPLLNVFDLAVVLSLCALLLWYRHFRELPEGVAASYQPRAMPPLYAAAVFVWLNALLARALHYWGDVPLEAGALFDSTLAQSSFAIFWALLSLCVMVVASRVGMRKFWFAGGALLAVVVLKLFVIDLAGQGTVERIVSFVAVGVLLLVIGWFSPVPPP from the coding sequence ATGCAGGTGCTGTACGCCATGGCGGGTGGTGCGATCGGGGCCGCGTTCAACGGCTTTTCCGGCTTCGTCTTCGGGGCTCTCATCGGGTGGTTGCTGGCCGATCGCCTCGAGATGCACCAGCGTTTCCGCCGTCTTGAACGTGAGGTCGCCTGGCTGCGCGACGACGCGGCTCGGAACGTTCCGCGCCGGGCGCCGGAAGTCGTGGCGCAGAAGGCCCCCCTCCAGACTCCCGCGCCGCACCCCCCTCCGGAAGGAGCGGCCGCCGCTCCGCAGGAACCGCCCACGGCTGCGACCCCCCCGGCAGCGCGGGAGCCGGCTCCCCCCGGTGCCGGAGAGCGTGCGCCGCATCTTTTGCCGGAGGGTGTCCTCGCCTTTTTCACAGGTGGCAATCTGCTGGTAAAAACCGGGGTCGTCATCCTCTTTTTCGGCGTCTCCTTCCTGGTGAAGTACGCGGCGCAGCACGGACTGTTGCCGATCGAGCTGCGACTTGCTGCCAGCGCCGCGGCCGGCATCGTCCTCCTGGCGGTGGGGTGGAGCCTGCGCGGCAAACGGCTCGAGTATGCGCTCGCCCTCCAGGGGGGTGGCATCGGCGTCCTCTACATCACCTCTTTCGCAGCCTTTCGCCTCTACTCCCTCTTTTCTCCCTTCGCCGCCTTCACCCTTCTCGCCGCGATTTCCGTGCTGTGCGGCGCGCTCGCGGTCCTCGAGGAGACTCCGACGCTGGCGCTCTTCGGTATCTCCGGCGGCTTCCTCGCGCCGCTACTGGCCTCCACCGGCCATGGCAGCCATGTCTTCCTCTTTGGCTACTATGCCGTGCTGAATGCCGGGATCATCGGGATCGCCTGGTTCAAGTCGTGGCGCCCGCTGAACCTCGCCGGCTTCATCTTCACCTTTGTCATCGGCGCCTTCTGGGGGGCGAGGTACTACCGCCCCGACTTCTTCCCGACGACGGAGCCTTTCCTCGTCCTCTTCTTTCTCATGTACGTGGGAGTCGCGGTTCTCTTCGCACTGAGGCAGCCTCCCCGGCTGAAGGGATACCTGGACGGCACCCTGATCTTTGGTACCCCGGTCGCCGCCTTCGCCCTGCAGGCCGAACTCGTCGCCGACTACCGCTACGGGCTCGCCTGGAGCGCCCTTTGTGCCGGTCTCATCTACCTCTCCCTCGCTTCCGTCCTCTTCCGGCGCGACTCGGCGTTGCGCCCCCTCGCCGAAGCCTTCGCCGCCTTCGGGGGGATCTACCTCACCCTCGCGGTTCCCCTCGCCTTCGACGGGCGCTGGACCGCCGCGGTATGGGCGGTGGAAGGGGCCGCCATAGCGTGGAGCGGCATACGCCAGTCGCGGCAGCACGTGCGGTTTTTCGGGATCTTCCTGCAGTTCGCCGCGGGGCTCGTCTTCATCAGTGAGGAGTGGGGCTCCGTCGGCGACACCCCGCTGCTGAACGCCTTTTACCTCGGCTGCCTCCTCCTCGCCGCCTCCGGACTCTGGAGCGGATACACCCTGTACCGGCACCGGGAGCGCCTCCTGGCGTGGGAGCTGCCGCTCAATGCCGTCCTCCTCGGCTGGGGGCTCGCGTGGTGGCTGGCGGGCGGGTGGGAGGAGATGGGGCGGCACCTTCCGACCTCCGTCCTTTACGGCGGCAGGGTTCTCTTCGTTGCGGGCACCAGTGCGGGGTGCCATTTTCTGGAGCGGCGGCTTTCCTGGCATCCGCTCGCATTTCCCGCGCTCGGAATGGTACCGGCCCTCTATCTTCTCCTCTTCGCGGCGATCGGTTCGCATCCCTGCGCCAACGGCGGATGGTTCGTCTGGCCCGTCGCTTTCGCCCTCGGCTATCTCATCCTGTACCTGCGGGAAGGGGAACAGGACGAGGTGCTGCGACTCCTGCACGCAGCGGCACTCTGGCTTCTGGCCGTTGCCGCGACGTGGGAGCTTTGCTGGCAGTTGCAGGAGCGCCTCCCGGAAGCGGGGAGCTGGCTGGCGGCGGGGTACGTGCTCTTCCCCGATCTCTTTCTCCTCGTCGCTGCCGGGTGGGGGGGGCGCCTCCCCTGGCCGGTGCGGCGACACCGCGACTGGTACCTTACGCTCGCGGCCGTCCCGCTGGCATTCTGGATCCTCTCGTGGATCGTCCTGGCAAATCTGGAGGAAAGCGGCGATCCGTGGCCTTTCAGGTGGCTTCCCCTGCTGAACGTCTTCGATCTCGCGGTGGTCCTCTCCCTCTGCGCGCTCCTTCTCTGGTACCGGCACTTCCGGGAGCTGCCGGAGGGAGTTGCAGCGTCGTATCAGCCGCGGGCGATGCCCCCCCTTTATGCCGCGGCGGTCTTCGTCTGGCTGAACGCGCTCCTGGCCCGCGCGCTGCACTACTGGGGGGACGTGCCGCTGGAGGCGGGGGCGCTCTTTGACTCCACCCTGGCACAGAGCTCATTCGCCATCTTCTGGGCGCTTCTTTCGCTGTGCGTCATGGTGGTGGCCAGCAGGGTGGGGATGCGGAAGTTCTGGTTTGCCGGAGGAGCGCTTCTCGCGGTGGTGGTGCTGAAGCTTTTCGTGATAGATCTGGCGGGACAGGGGACGGTGGAGAGGATCGTGTCTTTCGTGGCGGTGGGGGTGCTTCTCCTGGTGATCGGCTGGTTTTCTCCGGTGCCGCCACCGTGA
- a CDS encoding outer membrane beta-barrel protein, whose amino-acid sequence MLNLHSCCKGAVSLALALPPLFLGADEASCAFLGDVLKPFASVSETYDSNVFRVEDSGQLAALLGDDQMSDFSTIFTIGTALRYTVSHQSFEAMLKRDFIRFSHYTQEDADRDEVSGKANLSLLQKWTLKLDGGYTSAPEPRTEYTNPQQNIRTTYRYGFLAGYQLPIGLTLEAGYRRREVAYSLETYNVSEYDADIYTGTITWQISPTAQTYGTYEHDERTFREGTFVDGETLKRDNTGDSFRIGFNKTVSPRTSVSTYLGYLSRRHDDFPERDFSGVIAALEGSYGLTYKTRLLIGGERQIYEETYTDWIYSVTNTFSLGVNYQVTEKVKATALERLMWKDYEALPESSAPNRSDFINETSAGVEWAPINRLTLNLDYTYSSRDSDIEGFDFTDHTVTASVAYRY is encoded by the coding sequence ATGCTAAACCTACATAGCTGCTGCAAGGGAGCTGTTTCACTCGCACTCGCCCTTCCGCCCCTCTTTCTGGGGGCGGATGAGGCGAGTTGCGCCTTTCTGGGGGACGTCCTCAAGCCTTTCGCTTCTGTAAGCGAAACGTACGACAGCAACGTTTTCAGGGTGGAAGACTCCGGCCAGCTCGCGGCGCTCCTCGGCGACGACCAGATGAGCGATTTCAGCACGATCTTCACCATCGGCACCGCGCTCAGGTACACCGTCAGCCACCAGTCGTTCGAGGCGATGCTGAAGAGGGATTTCATCCGCTTCAGCCACTACACGCAGGAGGACGCCGACCGGGACGAGGTGAGCGGCAAGGCGAACCTGAGCCTCCTGCAGAAGTGGACCCTGAAGCTCGACGGCGGCTATACCAGCGCGCCCGAGCCGAGGACCGAGTACACGAACCCCCAGCAGAACATACGGACGACCTACCGTTACGGCTTCCTCGCCGGGTATCAGCTCCCCATCGGCCTCACACTGGAGGCCGGGTACCGCAGGAGGGAGGTGGCGTACTCGCTGGAGACGTACAACGTCAGCGAATACGACGCCGACATCTATACCGGCACGATCACCTGGCAGATCTCCCCCACCGCCCAGACCTACGGCACCTACGAGCACGACGAAAGGACGTTCCGGGAAGGGACTTTTGTGGACGGGGAGACGCTGAAGCGCGACAACACCGGCGACTCCTTCCGGATCGGCTTCAACAAGACAGTCTCCCCCCGCACCTCAGTATCCACCTACCTCGGCTACCTTTCCCGCCGCCACGACGACTTCCCGGAGCGGGATTTCAGCGGCGTCATCGCGGCCCTTGAGGGGAGTTACGGCCTCACCTACAAGACGCGCCTCCTCATCGGCGGGGAGCGGCAGATCTACGAGGAGACGTACACCGACTGGATCTACAGCGTCACCAACACCTTTTCCCTCGGCGTGAACTACCAGGTAACGGAGAAGGTGAAGGCGACCGCCCTGGAGAGGTTGATGTGGAAGGACTACGAGGCGCTTCCCGAATCGAGCGCACCGAACAGAAGCGACTTCATAAACGAGACGAGCGCCGGAGTGGAGTGGGCGCCGATCAACAGGCTCACCCTCAATCTCGACTACACCTATTCCAGCAGGGATTCCGACATAGAAGGGTTCGACTTCACCGACCACACCGTCACCGCCTCCGTCGCCTACCGCTACTGA